One region of Haloprofundus salilacus genomic DNA includes:
- a CDS encoding YihY/virulence factor BrkB family protein yields the protein MGRMANALGVAIAVARVANDEEIKYPAGAVAYYAFVSFIPLLVLVFAIIGENLAVEIYTTTPQFLTGEAQGLVYEAMTEVSGRTGAGVFAIVVLAWGGANIAVGFLAVVERIENADERSLTEQLRDAVTTLVSFSLAITMIIVTSALFALLPATSLVGVVGSIVLLVALTGAFLPMYYVPSRVVTSWSGAVPGALTAAVGWSILLSVIQLYAVNAAQYAIYGVLSGIIIILTSLYVAAAILMIGVIVNTTLAGETNDVPSQYD from the coding sequence ATGGGACGGATGGCGAACGCACTCGGTGTCGCTATCGCCGTGGCACGAGTCGCAAATGACGAGGAGATAAAATATCCGGCGGGCGCAGTCGCCTACTACGCGTTCGTCTCGTTCATTCCACTCTTAGTGTTAGTGTTTGCAATCATCGGTGAGAATCTCGCGGTCGAGATTTATACGACGACACCGCAGTTTCTCACGGGTGAAGCCCAGGGGTTAGTGTACGAAGCGATGACCGAAGTCTCGGGACGGACCGGAGCAGGCGTGTTCGCAATCGTCGTCCTCGCCTGGGGCGGGGCAAACATCGCGGTCGGGTTTCTGGCTGTAGTCGAACGCATCGAGAATGCGGACGAGCGGTCGCTCACCGAGCAACTTCGTGATGCGGTCACGACGCTCGTCTCCTTCAGCCTCGCAATCACCATGATTATCGTCACGAGCGCGCTCTTCGCACTTCTGCCGGCTACTTCTCTCGTCGGAGTTGTCGGGTCAATCGTCCTGCTCGTCGCGCTCACGGGCGCGTTTCTCCCGATGTACTACGTCCCGTCGCGAGTCGTGACTTCGTGGTCGGGAGCCGTTCCCGGGGCTCTCACTGCTGCCGTCGGCTGGTCGATACTACTGTCGGTCATCCAGCTCTACGCGGTGAACGCGGCTCAGTACGCGATTTATGGCGTCCTCAGCGGTATCATCATCATTCTCACGAGCCTCTATGTCGCCGCGGCCATACTCATGATCGGCGTCATCGTCAACACGACGCTTGCCGGCGAGACGAACGACGTACCCTCCCAGTACGACTAG